The stretch of DNA GCGAGCACCATAAGCCCGGCGAGCTTTCCGGCGGCCAGCAGCAGCGCGTGAGTATTGCCCGCTCGCTGATTAACGGTGGGGAGATAATTCTGGCGGATGAGCCGACCGGCGCGCTGGATTCTCAGTCCGGGCAGGAAGTGTTAGCCATCCTGAGCGAGCTTAACCAGCGCGGCCATACGGTGGTGATGGTGACCCACGATATGAAAGTGGCACAGCACGCACGGCGTATTATCGAGCTGCGCGACGGCGAAATTATCGCCGATAGCGGCAGTTGCGTAACCGCCACGGAAACGCTGCCGCCGCCCAACCGTACCCGGCAAAGCCGCTGGCAAAGCTTGCTCGACCGTACGCGTGAATCGCTGCAAATGGCGCTCAAAGCGATGAACGCGCACCGTTTACGTACCACGCTAACCATGACCGGGATAATTTTCGGTATTGCCGCCGTGGTCACCGTTGTGGCGCTGGGCGAGGGGGCGAAGCAGAAGACGCTGGAGAATATTAAGGATCTGGGTACCAACGTGGTCAGCATCTATCCCGGCCGGGATTTCTTTGATGACAGCATCGAGGGCATTCGAACGCTGGTGCCGGCAGACGCTGAGGCGCTGGCGAAGCAGGGCTTTGTCGACAGCGTAAGCCCGGAGGTTAGCGCCTCAGACAACATTCGTTTTCTCGGTAAATCCGCAACCGCTTCGATCAACGGCGTCGGGCGAGATCACTTCCGCGTAAACGGCATTCAGCTTCTGCAAGGGGCTACCTTCAGGGACGATCGTAACGCGCTGCAGGAAGTGATTATCGATGAGAACGCCCGCAAAGCGCTATTCGACGACGCCGGGCTGCAGGCGCTGGGGCAAATCGTTTTTCTGGGTTCCGTTCCGGCACGCGTGGTGGGCATCGCCCAAAGTAACAACCGGAGCTACGCGCCTAACCGCATTACCGTGTGGATGCCCTACAGCACGGTGATGTACCGCATGGTAGGCAAACCGGTTTTGAGCAGCATCAGCGTCCGACTCAAAGACAATGTGGCTAACGAGGCGGCGGTAAGCGCCATTTCTCAGCTGCTAACCCAGCGCCACGGCGTGAAAGATTTCCAGCTCTATAACTTCGAACAGATCAGAAAATCTATCGAACGCACCTCGATGACCTTTAGCATTTTGATTCTGATGGTCGCCTGCATCTCGCTGATGATCGGCAGTATCGGGGTGATGAACATCATGCTGGTCTCCGTGACCGAAAGAACCCATGAAATCGGCGTGCGCATGGCGGTAGGTGCGCGACGGAGCGACATCATGCAGCAGTTTATGATTGAAGCCGTACTGGTTTGCCTGATTGGCGGGGCGCTGGGCATTGCGCTTTCTTATGCCGCAGGCGCGTTATTTACCGCCCTGGCGGGCGGAATGTTCACGGCTATTTATTCGTGGCAGGCCGCTGCCGCCGCGTTCTGTTGTTCAACATTAATCGGCATGATCTTCGGTTATCTCCCCGCCCGCAAAGCGGCAAGGATGGACCCGGTCGTTTCACTGGCCAGCGAGTAACCTATGAAAATTTTATCACCTTTGGCTATATGCCTTGCCGCCGCGTTCAGCGCAGGCTGCGCAAATACGCTTAAAAGCGATTATCACGCGCCCGAAGTGAGCTATCCCGCCAGCTGGAACAAGAGCGAGCCGGTCGGAAACATTGCCCCGTTTGACTGGAAAGCGTTTAACGATCCCCAGCTCGATAGCTGGCTGCGCCAGGTCATGGCAAGCAATAACGACGTGGCTATCGCCGTGCTGCGGGTGTACCGGGCGCGACTGGACGCGGAAAGAGTCGGTATCGCCAACGATCCTGGGCTAAAAGCTTCGCTGGGCGTAGACGGAAAAACCCCGCTGAATAACTCGTCCGGCTGGACAAAAGGCAGCTCTGCCAGCCTCAGCACCAGCTATGAGCTGGATCTCTGGGGGAAAATAGCCCGCCAGCGCGATGCGGCGGAGTGGGCAAGTCATGCCAGCGAAGAAGATTTACGCGCCGCACGCCTGACGCTGCTTTCAGAGACCAGCAATAATTACTGGCGCATCGGCTTTGTGAACCAACAAATCGACGTGCTCCAGCAGAGCATCGGCTATGCAAAAGAGACGCTGCGTCTGGCGGAGGCTCGCTATCGTGCAGGTGGAGCTTCAGCCCTGGATGTCGTTGACGCTCAACAAAGCCTGCTGGCGCAGGAAAATCGACTCACCGGGCTGCAGAGGGAACGCCTGCTGGGGCTTAACCAACAGGCAGTATTGCTCGGTACCGCGCCGGGCAGCGCTGTTGTGGAGCCAACAAAACTGCCAAAAGGAACCCTGCCGCAGGTTAACGCGAACATTCCTGCCAGCGTGCTGATGCATCGGCCTGATATCAGCGCGCAAGAGTGGCGGGTGCGTGAAGCGCTGGCCAATGTTGATATCCGGCGTACCGAATACTATCCCGCGTTCAGCCTGACGGGATCTCTTGGCACCGGCAGCAGCTCGCTGCTGAAAGTGCTGCATAACCCAATCGGTTCCGTTGGCGCGAGCCTGACGCTACCGTTCCTCGAGTGGCGGCAGCGGGGCGTGGAGGTGAAAATCGCCCGTAACGATTACGAGCAGCGAGTGCTGGCGTTTAAACAGTCGCTTTATAAAGCAATGAGCAGCATTGAAGACGAACTCTCCCTGCGCAATCAGCTGTTGGCGCAGGAATTAAGGCTCCGGGAGGGGCTGGCGCTTGCGCGTAAGTCAGAGCGGCTGAATGAAGTGCGCTACCGTCAGGGGGCAGCGCGTATTTCATTCTGGCTCGATGCCCAGGAAAAACGTCGCCAGGCGGAACTGTTGCTGGATGAAAATCGCTTTAATCAGCTGCAAAATCTGGCAAAAATTTATCTCGAGTTTGGCGGGTCGTCTAAATTCCCCTAAATCTTGCTAACTCATTCTCCACAAACAGAAAACGGTTTTTCTTTCTCGGGCGCTCGTTTAAAGTCTGGCTGGCTTAACGTGTTTAAGCGAACAAAATGATAAACGAGCGCTTATTTTATGGGGAAGGGTGAAGGCATGCGTGTGTCAGATTATATCAGGCTGTTATTTCTTGCCGCGGTGTGGGGAGCCAGCTTCCTTTTTATGAAAATAGCGGCGCCGGAGTTCGGGGCGGTAAACACGGCATTTTTAAGGGTATTTTTTGGTTTTGTAGGGCTGGCGGTGATTCTTTTCACCCTTAGGTCTTCTTTTCGCTTTGAAGGAAAATTCCGTTCGGCGCTTATTTTAGGCGCGATTAACTCCGGGCTGCCTTTCTTTATGTATTGCCTGGCCGCAAAATGGCTACCGGCCGGGTACTCCGCTATTTTAAACGCAACCACGCCGCTAATGGGCGCCATTATTGGGTTCTCTTTCTTTGGTGAAAAATTAACGGCACGAAAATGGCTGGGCGTAGTGCTGGGCCTGGCGGGGATTATGGTGATTACCTCGGTCGGTGACGCACAGTCAAACGAGGACAAAATTGCCGGGATTATTGCCTGCCTGGTAGCCACGAGCTGCTACGGCGTGGCGGGCTTTTTAACCCGCCGCTGGATCTCCAACAAGGGCGGACTTGACCCTAAAATCGTCGCTTTCGGCAGCCAAATTGGTGCCACGCTTTTCCTGCTGCCGTTCTTTGCCTGGAGCGTGGCGACGGGGCCTTCAATCAACTGGCTGCAGGGCAATGTCTGGTTCAGCGTGCTGGGCCTGGGTATTCTGTGCACCGCCGTGGCCTATATTTTCTATTTCCGTTTAATTGCCGATATCGGGCCATTACGCAGCCTCACTGTGACCTTTTTAATTCCACCGTTTGGCGTGCTGTGGGGATATCTCATTTTGCATGAAACCATCAGCGAAGCGTTTATTATCGGCGCGGTGATTGTTTGTTTCTCCGTCTGGCTGGTGATAAGCCCGGACAAGAAAATGCTTGCCGTAAAAAGTTAAGCCGGCACCCGGCAACGAATAATTGTAGTTATACTAGCCGCGAGCCCGGATAAGGTTTCCGGGTTACGCGGTTAAGGAAAAACGATGAAACGAGAAGCGCTGTTCGCTGCGGTGTTTGACAAGTATCAGGTCGAGCCGGACTATCCGTGGGACAAGTTTAAGGACTACGCCGTGCTGCGGCACCGCTACAAGCGCAAATGGTTTGGCGTGGTGCTAAGCATTTCATCCGCAAAACTGGGGCTGGAAAGCGATGTGATCGTCGATATTCTCAACGTAAAAGTGATGCCTGGCGCCGTAGGCTCACTGAGAATGCAGCCGGGTATTTTACCCGCTTACCATATGAACAAAGAACATTGGGTGACGGTGCTAATTGACAAGGTGCCGGATGAACTGATCCTGGGCCTTATCGATGAAAGCTTTGGCCTGACGCGCTAATCGTTTCGTGCCCCGAATGCCAAAAGAGACCACGGCATCCGGGGAACCCTTTAACTCAGAACCAGGTTTCCAACTGCGTACCGAACATTAGCGAGCCACCGCTGTGATAGCCTGAATTGCCGAAGGTATCGGTCAAGGAATAGTTATCCAGATTTTTGTCCCAGTTCATCCAGCTGACGAAGAAACGGATCTCCGGGCGCTCGAAGAAGTCGGTGACGTTCTGCATTTTAAAGGTCGGCGCGAAGGTCAGCTTGTAGAAGCTGCCGGATACCGGCTTATTGCCATTGAAGCCCTTCGGGTCGATGTCCATATACTGATAGCTGGCCTCGTACTGCAGGGCAAAGTTCTGATTAACCTCCTGGATCAGCCGTGAGTTGAGTGTCACCCAGTCATAGTGGTCGGATTCGATGTAGCGACTGTTGCTGCTTTGCGCCACCAATAGCGGGGCGATGCTCATTCGGTCGCTCAACTGGGTTATGCCGTAGGTGGCAAATTTCACTGTCCATGCATCGTCGATCAGATAGCCATCCGATCCCGGCCCCCGCACTTCAGCCCCCAGCGCTTTGCCGTAAAGCAGCACGGTTTTGGTCGAACCTTTATTGAGACCGTAGAAACTGTCGCCGTGCCACGCTAACATGGTATTGAAGCCGTGCGAGGCGGCATTATCCTTTGCCAGGCCATCGTTGATCCGCTTGTCATTTTCCTTAGAATAGAGGCCGTTCAGCATCCACTGCCAGTTGCCGATGCGGTTGTTCAGCGAGAGGGTGTAATTCTGGATAAAGGTATTCTCCGCGCCGGTCATGTTGTTGTATTCAACGTTCTCCATTGCATCTATATCGTTGAAGTTACGCCCATACACAGCCAGGTTGGTTTTAACATCGCCGAAGAACTTCACATCGTAAATCCCCGCACCGGTGCCGACCAGGTTCATCATATCCGAGTCCAGCCAGTGGATATCGAAGTTATCACGGTCCTCTCGCTTGCCCGCCCACAGCGTTGACCCGCTAAACGCACCGGTGAAGGCAGGGAGGTTGCTCATCTCTACAAACGCCTGGCGCAGATTCATCTGGCCGTTAAACGCGCTGTCGGTGTTGTAGGTTTTGTCCCATTCGGCAATTTTCATGTAGTAGCGGAAGCTCGAGTCGTTGGCGTAATGGCGTTTATAGTCGAAGTCGGCGGTGACGTAGGTGTCGGCCTCGTTGCCCAGGCGACCAACGCTGCCGCCAGTGCTGCCCGCCGGCGTCAGTGATGGACCGACGGTGGTGGTGGTGCCTTGTTTTCCGCTCAGGATGCCGGTGCGGGCGTAGCCGCCAAATTTAATTTCGGTATCGTCATTAATAATATCGCTCTTGCTGTTTTTATTTTTTAATTCTGCGTCGCTGGCTCTTTTCTCCGCTACGGCAATTTTATTTTCGGCCAGCGTTAATTTATTTTGTGAAAGCTTAAGTTCCGCCTCCACTTTTTCCAGTCTGGCGTTAATTTCTGCCAGGGTTAATTCCGCTGCATGCGCAGGTAAAGCACAGGCCAGGGTACAGAAAGTTAGAAATGTTATTTTCATCATTAATACCTGTGATCGCCCCTGCTCTGAATAGATATACTCAGGGCATACGGGTGTCCTTAATAAGGTGAAACATGCTTTTACAGTACAGGGTTTACTGTATTATTTATCTTTTTTTATTATCCACGTTGACCAACAACAGCGTGCAGATAAAGGCAAAGACTGCAACGGCCACGCCGACGGTGATATAGGTAATAAACTGATAGCGATCGTACAAATACATCAGCGGTGACAGCAGCACCGCCAGCCCATAGGCGTTGGCTTTAATTGACAGTAGGGAGAGCACCATGCCGCCCAGCGCCGAGCTGCACAGCATTACGGCAATCGCCCGCATACCGGACTGCATGACGATACCGAACAGCGCAGGTTCCGAAACGCCCAGCAGCTGGGTAACGGTTGCCGAGATCCCGGCGGTCTTAAACGCTACGGTTTTCGACTTCAGGGAAATAGCCAGGCACACGGCGGCATTGGCGAAACCGTACATCGCGCAGACGGTAATCAGCGGGTTGAAGCCGGTACCGGCGATCAGCGAGGTCTCAATCATAATGAACATATGATGCATCCCGGTCATCACCGCAATTGGATAAATAAAGCCGATCAGCAGGCCGCCGATACCGGCAGGCAGCGCGAGGAACTGCTGGATAGCCATCACCGCATAGTGCTCAAAGCCGTGAACCAGCGGGCCGAGCGCCAGCAGCGCAATCGCCACGGCGCAGAGGATCACCAGGAACGGGGTGAAGATCAGATCCATCGAGTCAGGCATAATCCGACGGAAAACCTTCTCCAGCTTCGCTCCGATAATGCCGGTGATAAGCGCGGTCAGGATCGATCCCTGATAGCCGACCAGTGGAATAAAATCGAAGAGATAGATCGGCTGCGCATTGCCGTAAGCCACCGAATAGGCGTTAGGCAGGGCGGGGGAAACCAGCATCAGCCCGATCAGAAAACCGATAATCGGCGTGCCGCCAAACTTCTTAAACGCCGACCAGCAGATAAACGCCGCCAGGAAAGCAAAGGCCGTATCGCACAGCACGGTCATCAGGGTGGTCACCGACGCCGGCAGGGCGAGGGTGCTGGCGCCAAACGTCGCCAGCACCGTATCGTTAAACAGCACGCCCTTCAGCCCAAGGAACAGGCCCGTTGCACCCAGCACCGGCACGATCGGCACAAACACATCCGAGAGGTGGCGAATTCCCGCCTGTAACGAGCTGCTGCCCTGGCGGCTCATTTCATCCTTGCTGACTTCGCTGATATTAAACGCCTGCATAAACTCGGCGTAAACTTTATTCACAATCCCGGTTCCGAGAATCACCTGATACTGCCCTGAGTTAAAAAATACGCCTTTCACTTCATCGACGTTTCTTATTTTCTCATCTTCTATCAGGCCGCGATCTTTTACCTGTAATCGCAGGCGGGTAGCACAGTGGGTGGCGGAAATAATATTTTCCCGGCCAATGATATTCACCAGTTCAACGGCAATGTTTTTATATTTATTCATGTTGGGTTGTTCCCTTGATAAGAATGCTTTGATAAGGCTCTAATGATGAACTGAGCTGCGGATAGTTATTAACGATAATATCGCCCTCCGGTATTTTATAATAAACCGTGTGGTTACTGAGGTTAGTGACAGAAGTAAAGTATTCACTCGCCGTGCGGCGTTGATAGCTGATGATTTCCGGCGAGGCGGTTTCCAGCGGGATAAAATCACCGTAGATCAATGTGTCAGGATAATCATTGTTGCGCAGGCGAATAAGGTGCTGGTAAAAGGCAAAGACTGAATGCGCATCCTGCTGCTGTGCGGCGGCGTTAATCAGCGCGTCCTCTGCCGACAGCGCCAGCCAGGGTTTCGCCCCCTGATTAAATCCGCTGTTCACCGTGTTGTCCCACGGGAACGGCGTGCGCGAGTTGTCACGCGAGCGGTGATTGACGAACGCCAGCGACTGCCGCGCGGAGAAGCCTTCCGCCAGCGCGCGATGATAGTTATCAATGCTGGAAATATCGTCGAATTCGCTGATATCGCTGCGGCAGAAGTTAGCCATGCCCAGTTCCTGCCCCTGATAGATGTACGGCGTGCCGCGCAGGAAGAAGTACATTGCCGCCAGGCACTTGGCACCAGTCGCATTCTGGTAATCGGGGTGAACCAGTTTCGACAGCGCTCGCGGCTGGTCGTGATTCTCGATAAAGCTGGTGCCCCAGCCGCACTGCGCAAAGGCGTTCTGGCTGTCGAACAGCGCCTCGCGGAACTCGGCCACCGTCCAGTCGCGGCGGCGGAACCACTCCGAGCCGTTTTCCACATCAATATCCGCCGCGTGGAAGTCAAAAATCATATCGAAGTAGCCGTTTTCGCCGATAAACTGGCCGTACTCCGCATAGGGAACGCCCGGCGCTTCGCCGACGGTGACGCAGGCATATTTATCAAAGGTGTTTTCCTTCAGCTCGTTCAGAAACACGTCAATGCCGGGGCGGTTGCGCGCCTTGCTTTTGATCGACCCCAGCCCGTCAACGCCGTCGACCGGCACGGAGGCGTAGTCGGCATCTTTCTTGATAAAGGTAATCGCATCCACGCGGAATCCGGCCACGCCTTTCTCCAGCCACCAGTTAATCATCCGGTAAATCGCCTCGCGCATCTGCGGATTTTCCCAGTTCAGGTCAGGCTGCTTTTTATGGAACACGTGCAGGTAATACGTCTCTTCCCCCGGCACTTTTTCCCACGCGCTGCCGCCGAAAATCGAGCGCCAGTTATTCGGCGGCAGGCCGTTGACCGCCGGGCGGAACAGATAATAATCGCGATAGGGGGAATCCGCATCGGCCAGCGCCTGCTGGAACCACTGATGCTCATCGCTGGTGTGATTCACCACCAGATCGATCATGATTTTAATCCCCAGCACTGCGGCTTTGTCGATCAGCGTATCCACATCGCGCATCTCGCCGAACTCCGGGTTCACCGCGTAGTAATCGGCGATGTCATAGCCGTTATCGGCCATCGGCGACAGATAAAACGGCGAAATCCACAACATAGTCACGCCCAGCGACTGCAGGTAGGGCAGCTTTTCGATAATCCCCGGCAGATCGCCAATCCCGTCGTTATTACTGTCCTTAAAGCTCCTTGGATAGATTTGGTAAATCACGGATTCTTTCCACCAGGCGTTATCCTGGCCTGCTTGCTGCTTTAACATGTCCACCTCCATGATGTGGTATCGATACCACATTGTGATAAAAAAATTTACGCCGACTTTCTAAGCACCAGTTCCGCTTTCAGATCGTCACTGTTGTAGCGGTAGGGTTTACCGGCGATAAGGGCAATCAAATATTCCACCGAGAACTGACCCAGCTTGTCCACAGGCTGGTTCACCGTGGTAATCGGCACGCTGACCATTTCGGAAACCGGCAGGTTATCGAAGCCGACGACCGCGATATCCTGCGGCACCCGAATGTCATGGTTGGTCAGCCAGGTGACCAGGCCGCAGGCCACATCGTCACTGCCGGTAAACACCACGTCGGGCCGTGCGGAAGGAAGCCGCGCCGCCAGCTGTTCCGCCAGGCGGATACCGTCTTTGTAGGTGTGCAGCCTGCGAAAAATCAGCGCGTTATCAATGGTTCTGCCCACGGCTGTCATCGCCTTCTGGAAGCCCCGGTTACGGCGCTCGCCGTGGCCTTTTTGCAGGAAATCACCGCCGGTGCAGTAGGCGATTTTCTGATAACCCTGTTCCAGCAGATAGCCAATCGCGTTAAACGTTGCCTCTTCATCATCCACCCGTACCACCGGCAGCTCAGCGCCGTCCACGCTGGTGTTGCACAGCAGGATAGGGCCGTGCTGCTGATATTTTTCCAGCACCGCTTTATCGCTCTCAACCGAGCAGAGGATCAGGCCATCAATAATCTTTTTCTTCAGCAGGTCGAGGCAGTTGGCTTCTTCCCCCACGCTGTCGTGGTTCTGCACGATCAGCACCGAATAGCCGTTTTTACGCGCCGTGACTTCCAGCGCATCCACCAGATTGGCGAAGAAGGGGTTGGTGATCCGCGACACCAGAATGCCGATGCGGTGCGACTTCACCCCGCGCATTTGCTGTGCGGCGGTGCTTGGCTCATAGTCCAGCGCCTTCATCGCCGCGTGGATACGTGCTTTTTTATCTTCAGAGATGTAAGGGTGGTTGTTCAGAAAGCGCGAAACGGTCGATACCGACAGTCCGGCGTGTTCTGCCACATCTTTAATGGTTGCAGTCATAATGTATGAAATCGATATCAGAATGGCGCTACGCTATTTCTCTCCAGAAAAATTGTCAATCACAGTCTTTCAGAGTTTGATCGTAATCACATGAAATCCGTCGAGAATTCCAGATGGCGGGGAGGCCGCCTGGGTAACAGACGGCCTTTACCATTACCTTTTCTTCCAGCTCACGGCGTAGTGATAATGCGACCCGGAGAGTAAAAACTCCGGCGAGACGCTCGGGCTCCACGAGTCATCACCGCCCACGCCCATGTGATAGCCGTCGATATTCAGCCAGCTTCCAGCTTCTGCTTTCAATAAGTGCCGATGAGTAGCTTCCCGGAGCTGTTTCTGGCCGTAGCGGCTGATATTGAAGTGAAACTTGCCGCGCCACTGATTACTACCGTACTCAAGCCGAGAAGTGTCACAGCGCAGCCCGTTTTCACTCGGAAAAACGTAAGGCGTGTACATGTCGGCCAGCGCCAGCGTCCATCGGTCAAACAATGCAGAGCTTTTGCGGTCGGGGTAGTTTTCATGCGGCCCGCGCCCAAACCAACTGACCTCTGGCTCCAGATCCGCAAGCTGGCAGCTGAGGCCAATACGCGCCGGAGCCGGTGCGCCGGACGCAATCTCCACGTCTACCGTAATATTCAGCTCACCCTCGCTGTCGATCAGGTAATTTTTACGGCTGATAAACAGCGTATTGCCATTGCCTTGCCAGCCGTGGACGGTGCGAACCAGCACGGCGTTGCTCAATGCGTCGGCGTCAAAACTAAGCAATACGGGCGTCAGGTTGTACATGCCCGCGGCCTTCCAGCGTTCCACCCAGGCATCAGGGTCGATGTGCGCGGCTTCGCTGATGCCGATGTCATTGTCCAGCGGCGCGCGGGTGAAATTATCCTGCAGGGGCGTGAGAAGCGTTGGATTCTGATGGTTAAACCACTGGCAGAGCAGACCGCTTCTACGCTCAAAACGCCAGTGCTGTTCGCCGTGGAACACGTCAACGTGTCTGTCGTCCGCCTGCAGCAAAGGCGCTGAGCCGGAATGGCTGAGACCCGGCAACCTTAAATTCGACGCCAGCGGCCATTGTGCCCGAGCGGAGCTATGCCCGGCTTCACTCCATGACGTCGAGGCCGTCTGTAGCACTTCAACATGCAGCCAGACCTGGCCCGCGCTGATTACCTCCGGCAGCTCAAGCGGAAACACTCGGGTTTCTTCCGGCGCAAGGTGCAGCGAGAGTTCACCGCTGACCAGCACTTCGCCTTCGCTTTTTAACGCCCACACCAACCGTTCGTTATCGCTATGGCGGAACAGATATTCGCTGGTGACCTCCAGCCGGTTTTCGGGCAGCAGGCGGAACTGGAAGAACTGCTGGGCCTGCTTAGCTTCGAATAAGGCGGGATGCGGCGTGCGGTCTGCAAAGACCAGGCCGTTCATGCAGAACTGACGGTCGTTAGGCTTATCGCCAAAATCGCCACCGTACGCGGACCACGGCTGGCCATTTTCATCATATTTTACCAGCGACTGGTCGACCCAGTCCCAGACAAAACCGCCCTGCAGGCGAGGGTGTTGGCGAAACACCGCCCAATACTTGCTGAAGCCGCCGAAGCTGTTGCCCATCGCGTGGGCATATTCGCACAGAATCAGCGGCCGGTGCTCTTCAGGCAGCCCAATCCATTTCTTAATCGACCACTTTGGCACCTGCGGGAAGGGCTGATCCTGATCGACCCGGGCGTACATCGGGCAAATAATATCGGTGGCCGCCGTATCCGCGCCGCCGCCTTCGTACTGCACTGGTCGGGTGGGATCGTTGGATTTTATCCAGCGGTATAGGGCATCGTGATTGCTGCCGTGCCCGGACTCGTTGCCCAAAGACCAGATGATAATGGACGGATGATTGCGATCGCGCTGCACCATGCGGGTGACTCGCTCGGTCATCGCCGGAAGCCAGAGTGGGTCGTCGCTCAGGCGATTCATCGGCACCATGCCGTGGGTTTCAATATTGGCTTCATCCACGACATAAAGGCCGTAAAAATCACACAGCCGATACCACAGCGGGTGGTTTGGATAGTGCGAGCAGCGCACGGCATTAAAATTGTTCTGCTTCATCAACAGAATGTCGCGCCGCATTGTCTCTTCATCCATCACCTGGCCGTTTACCGGGTGATGTTCATGGCGGTTTGTGCCGCGCAGCAGCAGCGGTTTGCCGTTGAGCTTCAGCAGCCCGCCGGTAATTTCCACTTTGCGGAAGCCAACGTCATAGCCTTCAGCCTCGACAACATGTTCACCCTGGAGCAAAACAGCCACGACACGATAGAGATGGGGGGCTTCGGCGCTCCACAGCAGCGGCCGTTCAACCGGCAGGCGCAGGGTAGTGCGGTCGTGCCAGGCCCCACGTTCGTCAATGATTTGGCTGCCGACAGGCTGCTGCTTTTCTTGCAACAACGTTTCGCCATGCCAGAGCTGAATCAACACTTCACAGGCGCTAACGTTCTTACCTTCCAGTACTACCAGGGCCTGTAGCTCGCCGCGTGAAAAATCTTCGTTAAGCCCGGTCCGTAATTGCACGTCTGCGAGGCGCGTATCCGGCTTATGCAGCAGCGTAACATCCCGGAAAATACCGCTCATCCGCCACATATCCTGATCTTCCAGATACGTGCCGTCACTCCAGCGCAGGACCATCACCGCAATGCGGTTGCTTCCCGCTTTCAGCGCCGCGCTCAGGTCGAATTCTGAGGGCAGGCGGCTGTCCTGGGCGTAGCCCATCCAGAGGCCGTTGCACCACAGATGAAAAGCAGAGTTTACGCCATCAAAGATAATGCGCGTTTGCCCGCTCTCCAGCCAGGCGTCATCAATATCAAATGTGAGCGAGTAACAACCGGTTGGGTTCTCTGCTGGTACAAAAGGCGGGTTGACCGGAATTGGGTAGGTGATGTTGGTATAAATGGGCGCATCGTACCCCAGCATTTGCCAGTTCGACGGCACGGGAATGGCGTCTGCATCGGGGAGATCGTCGCTGAGCCAGCTTTCAGGCACCGCTTCCGGGCGAAGGAAATAGCTAAACGCCCAATCGCCGTTAAGGGAGTGCCGCGACGGTGAGCGCTTATCATCTCTGGCATCTTCCAGCGAACGCCAGCTAGAAAACGGTGGATGAGCCGCCAGGGTGTTTAGCTGAGTTACGGCCGGAGTTTCCCAGTCGCGGCGGGCCAGAGTGGCCTGGAGTGAAGATGACGTGTTGGTCATAATGATGCGCCCGTGAGATAATTGTTATTCGCTCACAATTTAGCGTCAGTTGTTCAGGAGTAAAGCCATCTCACCGTATTCGGTGATGAGCTTCACAAACAATTCAGGCTTTATTTCAGGCGAGAAATCTGGTGCGCGAGGCGTGAAAGCTCGTCGGCCAGCTGCGTCGCCGTGGGCTGCATCAGGCTACCTGGTGCGGCGGTCGTCTTACGCTCCACAAGGCTTACCGGCTGCAGCGCCGTGAATGTATCTTCATGCTGAATGAGCGCCAGGATGCCGTTTACGCTCGCTTCACCGAGCTGCCTGAAATCCTGCCGGATGGTGGTCAGCGGGGGAAGAAAACAGGCGCTGTCTGCGGTGTCATCAAAGCCAATAACGGAAACATCCTGCGGCACCGCAAACCCGGCTTCGTGAATGGCTCGGAGCGCGCCCAGCGCCA from Cedecea neteri encodes:
- a CDS encoding beta-galactosidase: MTNTSSSLQATLARRDWETPAVTQLNTLAAHPPFSSWRSLEDARDDKRSPSRHSLNGDWAFSYFLRPEAVPESWLSDDLPDADAIPVPSNWQMLGYDAPIYTNITYPIPVNPPFVPAENPTGCYSLTFDIDDAWLESGQTRIIFDGVNSAFHLWCNGLWMGYAQDSRLPSEFDLSAALKAGSNRIAVMVLRWSDGTYLEDQDMWRMSGIFRDVTLLHKPDTRLADVQLRTGLNEDFSRGELQALVVLEGKNVSACEVLIQLWHGETLLQEKQQPVGSQIIDERGAWHDRTTLRLPVERPLLWSAEAPHLYRVVAVLLQGEHVVEAEGYDVGFRKVEITGGLLKLNGKPLLLRGTNRHEHHPVNGQVMDEETMRRDILLMKQNNFNAVRCSHYPNHPLWYRLCDFYGLYVVDEANIETHGMVPMNRLSDDPLWLPAMTERVTRMVQRDRNHPSIIIWSLGNESGHGSNHDALYRWIKSNDPTRPVQYEGGGADTAATDIICPMYARVDQDQPFPQVPKWSIKKWIGLPEEHRPLILCEYAHAMGNSFGGFSKYWAVFRQHPRLQGGFVWDWVDQSLVKYDENGQPWSAYGGDFGDKPNDRQFCMNGLVFADRTPHPALFEAKQAQQFFQFRLLPENRLEVTSEYLFRHSDNERLVWALKSEGEVLVSGELSLHLAPEETRVFPLELPEVISAGQVWLHVEVLQTASTSWSEAGHSSARAQWPLASNLRLPGLSHSGSAPLLQADDRHVDVFHGEQHWRFERRSGLLCQWFNHQNPTLLTPLQDNFTRAPLDNDIGISEAAHIDPDAWVERWKAAGMYNLTPVLLSFDADALSNAVLVRTVHGWQGNGNTLFISRKNYLIDSEGELNITVDVEIASGAPAPARIGLSCQLADLEPEVSWFGRGPHENYPDRKSSALFDRWTLALADMYTPYVFPSENGLRCDTSRLEYGSNQWRGKFHFNISRYGQKQLREATHRHLLKAEAGSWLNIDGYHMGVGGDDSWSPSVSPEFLLSGSHYHYAVSWKKR